The following proteins are encoded in a genomic region of Hymenobacter siberiensis:
- a CDS encoding M16 family metallopeptidase — MIHFTEFTLDNGLRCIVHEDFSTPMAVLNVMYDVGSRDEDAEHTGFAHLFEHLMFSGSVNIPSYDEPLQRVGGENNAFTSADVTNYYLSLPAANLETGFWLESDRMLNLAFSENGLEVQRKVVVEEFKQSYLNQPYGDVWLQLKPLAYHTHPYQWNTIGKEIAHIENAVMDDVRGFFKKHYAPQNAVLVVAGAVSAATVRQLAEKWFGPIAGGPAYQRQLPQEPAQAEARHLTAQAEVPLSALYKTYHMPARGDARYHAVDLLSDMLGHGKSARLHQRLVKEQALFNNISSSLTGSLDPGLLVISGKLNEGVDLKTADAAVEAVVAEFLTGDVDAYELEKVKNQAESSLVFGEIDLLNRAMNLAYSKLQGDTNLVNDESRRIQAVTVADVRAMAQLVLRPENCNTLYYEATAVAEPA; from the coding sequence ATGATTCATTTCACCGAATTCACCCTCGATAACGGCCTGCGCTGCATCGTGCACGAAGATTTCAGCACGCCCATGGCCGTGCTCAACGTGATGTATGACGTGGGCTCGCGCGATGAGGATGCCGAGCACACCGGTTTCGCGCACCTGTTTGAGCACCTGATGTTTTCGGGCTCCGTCAACATTCCCAGCTACGACGAGCCGCTGCAGCGCGTGGGCGGCGAAAACAACGCCTTCACCTCGGCCGACGTCACCAACTACTACCTCTCGCTGCCCGCCGCCAACCTCGAAACCGGCTTCTGGCTCGAAAGCGACCGGATGCTGAACCTGGCCTTCTCCGAAAACGGCCTCGAAGTGCAGCGCAAAGTGGTGGTGGAGGAGTTCAAGCAGAGCTACCTCAACCAGCCCTACGGCGACGTGTGGCTCCAGCTCAAGCCCCTCGCCTACCACACCCACCCCTACCAGTGGAACACCATCGGCAAGGAGATTGCGCACATCGAAAACGCCGTGATGGACGACGTGCGCGGCTTTTTTAAGAAGCACTACGCTCCGCAGAATGCCGTGCTGGTGGTGGCCGGGGCCGTGAGTGCCGCCACCGTGCGCCAGCTGGCCGAGAAGTGGTTCGGGCCCATTGCCGGCGGGCCGGCCTACCAGCGCCAGCTGCCCCAGGAGCCCGCCCAGGCCGAGGCCCGGCACCTCACTGCCCAGGCCGAAGTACCGCTCAGCGCCCTGTATAAGACCTACCACATGCCCGCCCGGGGCGATGCCCGCTACCACGCCGTGGACTTGCTCAGCGACATGCTGGGCCACGGCAAATCGGCGCGGCTGCACCAGCGGCTGGTGAAGGAGCAGGCCCTGTTCAACAACATCTCATCGTCGCTCACCGGCTCGCTCGACCCCGGCCTGCTCGTCATCAGCGGCAAGCTGAACGAGGGCGTGGACCTGAAAACGGCCGATGCCGCCGTAGAAGCCGTGGTAGCCGAATTCCTGACCGGGGATGTGGACGCCTACGAGCTCGAAAAAGTAAAAAACCAGGCCGAAAGCAGCCTGGTGTTCGGTGAAATTGACCTCCTGAACCGCGCCATGAACCTGGCCTACAGCAAGCTGCAAGGCGATACCAACCTGGTGAACGACGAAAGCCGCCGCATTCAGGCCGTGACCGTGGCCGACGTACGCGCCATGGCCCAGCTGGTGCTCCGACCCGAAAACTGCAACACGCTCTACTACGAAGCCACCGCCGTGGCGGAACCAGCGTAG
- the pheS gene encoding phenylalanine--tRNA ligase subunit alpha: MQESIAALTAEITTAELNNSAELDAFRISYLGRKGRLADLFDQLKTVPAEDKRAVGQQLNTLKQQAQARFDEAQQAAEATADNAPANPDFDYTLPPVPNALGTRHPLSLVREEMLRIFGRIGFAVAEGPEIEDDWHNFTALNFPENHPARDMQDTFFVAPASRTATPGDVPTGAPDLPHLLRTHTSTVQVRVMETEPLPIRRVMPGRVFRNEAISARAHMMFHQVEGIFIDEGVSFADLKQTVYYFVQELFGADINIRFRPSFFPFTEPSAEIDITCLICKGAGCNICKYSGWVEIGGCGMVDPAVLENAKIDPEKYSGYAWGMGIERIAMLKYQIKDLRLFTENDMRFLRQFETL, translated from the coding sequence ATGCAGGAATCCATTGCCGCGCTGACGGCCGAAATTACGACGGCCGAACTGAATAATTCCGCCGAACTTGATGCTTTTCGCATCAGCTACCTCGGCCGCAAGGGCCGGCTGGCCGACTTGTTCGACCAGCTGAAGACCGTGCCAGCCGAGGACAAACGCGCTGTGGGCCAGCAGCTAAACACCCTGAAGCAGCAGGCCCAGGCCCGCTTCGACGAGGCCCAACAGGCCGCCGAAGCCACTGCCGACAACGCCCCCGCCAACCCGGATTTCGACTACACCCTACCCCCCGTGCCCAATGCCCTGGGCACCCGCCACCCGCTCTCGCTGGTGCGCGAGGAGATGTTGCGCATCTTCGGCCGCATTGGTTTCGCGGTGGCTGAAGGGCCGGAAATCGAGGACGACTGGCACAACTTCACGGCCCTCAACTTCCCCGAGAATCACCCGGCGCGCGATATGCAGGACACGTTCTTCGTGGCCCCGGCTTCGCGCACGGCCACGCCCGGCGACGTGCCCACCGGCGCGCCCGACCTGCCCCACCTCCTAAGAACCCACACCAGCACCGTGCAGGTGCGCGTGATGGAAACCGAGCCACTGCCCATTCGGCGGGTGATGCCGGGCCGGGTGTTCCGCAACGAGGCTATTTCGGCCCGCGCCCACATGATGTTTCATCAGGTGGAGGGTATTTTCATTGACGAGGGCGTGAGCTTCGCCGACCTCAAGCAAACGGTGTACTACTTCGTGCAGGAGCTGTTCGGGGCCGATATCAACATCCGGTTCCGGCCCAGCTTCTTCCCCTTCACCGAGCCCAGCGCGGAAATTGATATTACCTGCCTTATTTGCAAGGGCGCGGGCTGCAATATCTGCAAGTACTCGGGCTGGGTGGAAATCGGCGGCTGCGGCATGGTGGACCCCGCCGTGCTCGAAAACGCCAAAATCGACCCTGAGAAATACTCCGGCTACGCCTGGGGCATGGGCATCGAGCGCATTGCCATGCTCAAGTATCAGATTAAGGACTTGCGCCTGTTCACGGAGAATGACATGCGCTTCCTGCGGCAGTTTGAGACCCTCTAA
- the rimO gene encoding 30S ribosomal protein S12 methylthiotransferase RimO codes for MKVRNQTTNKVNVITLGCSKNIVDSEVLMGQLVANDFDVTHEAEKSDANIVIINTCGFIDNAKQESIDTILRYADEKEAGRLDKLYVTGCLSQRYKDELEVEIPQVDAYFGTLELPQMLKVLNADYKHELIGERLITTPKHYAYFKIAEGCNRPCSFCAIPLMRGKHVDRKIEDLVKEAKRLASMGTKELILIAQDLTYYGLEAYGERKLADLLRNLSDVNGIDWIRLQYAYPSQFPLDALDVMAERENICKYLDMPLQHGSDAMLKSMRRGITKRRTIELVDTIRQRVPGIALRTTLIAGHPGETEQDFREMYDFVEQTRFERLGIFTYSHEENTHSHTLVDDVPAELKQERADAIMELQQGISMELNEARVGQTYKVLFDRKESGHFVGRTEFDSPEVDNEVLVPVERDTFVRLGDFANVKITAATDFDLYGKLV; via the coding sequence ATGAAGGTTAGAAATCAGACCACCAATAAAGTAAACGTCATCACCCTTGGCTGCTCGAAAAACATCGTGGACAGCGAGGTTTTGATGGGCCAGCTCGTGGCCAACGACTTCGACGTGACCCACGAGGCCGAGAAGTCGGACGCCAACATCGTCATTATCAACACCTGCGGCTTTATCGACAATGCCAAGCAGGAGAGCATCGACACCATTCTGCGCTACGCCGACGAGAAGGAGGCCGGCCGCCTGGATAAGCTCTACGTGACGGGCTGCCTCTCGCAGCGCTACAAGGACGAGCTGGAGGTGGAAATCCCGCAGGTCGACGCCTATTTCGGCACCCTGGAGCTGCCCCAGATGCTGAAGGTGCTCAACGCCGACTACAAGCACGAGCTCATCGGCGAGCGCCTGATTACCACGCCCAAGCACTACGCCTACTTCAAAATTGCGGAGGGCTGCAACCGTCCCTGCTCGTTCTGTGCCATCCCGCTGATGCGTGGCAAGCACGTGGACCGCAAGATTGAGGACCTGGTGAAGGAAGCTAAGCGCCTTGCCAGCATGGGCACCAAGGAGCTGATTCTCATTGCCCAGGACCTGACCTACTACGGCTTGGAGGCCTACGGCGAGCGCAAGCTGGCCGACCTGCTCCGCAACCTGTCGGACGTGAACGGCATCGACTGGATTCGCCTGCAATACGCCTACCCTTCGCAGTTCCCGCTGGATGCGCTGGATGTGATGGCCGAGCGCGAAAACATCTGCAAATACCTCGATATGCCCTTGCAGCATGGCTCCGATGCTATGTTGAAAAGCATGCGCCGGGGCATCACCAAGCGCCGTACCATCGAGCTAGTGGACACCATTCGGCAGCGGGTGCCGGGCATTGCGCTGCGCACCACGCTCATCGCCGGCCATCCCGGCGAGACGGAGCAGGACTTCCGGGAGATGTATGATTTCGTGGAGCAGACGCGCTTCGAGCGCCTGGGCATTTTCACCTACTCGCACGAGGAGAATACTCACTCGCACACCCTCGTGGATGACGTGCCGGCCGAGCTGAAGCAGGAGCGCGCCGACGCCATCATGGAGCTGCAGCAGGGGATTTCGATGGAGCTGAACGAAGCCCGCGTGGGCCAGACCTACAAGGTGTTGTTCGACCGCAAGGAGAGCGGCCACTTTGTGGGCCGTACGGAGTTCGACTCGCCCGAGGTGGACAACGAAGTGCTGGTGCCGGTGGAACGCGACACGTTCGTGCGCCTCGGCGATTTTGCGAACGTGAAGATTACCGCCGCAACGGACTTCGATTTGTACGGCAAGCTGGTGTAG
- the bshC gene encoding bacillithiol biosynthesis cysteine-adding enzyme BshC, giving the protein MPTRCTTLPYAETGAFSGLLTDYIAQNPALAPFYNRFPALENFAAQIEEKQAAYSPEARQLLVTTLREQYGSNPVPAIEANIQLIAQKTTFTVTTGHQLNLLTGPLYFIYKIVSAIKLSRELKAKYPQYDFVPVYWMATEDHDFAEINHFSLFGKTYAWDAAGTGGPVGRLPLDGLSEQLLSQLPPEVPTAFHEAYSTSKNLAEATRKLADSLFGEYGLVTLDADRPALKQALVPLLTKEIEAQVSNAAVQATNERLIAAGYKPQVYSRPINLFFITDEGKRERLEPDASGADCVEVTIRNTAKCHSQAELLVLAQAHPEQFSPNVVLRPVYQEILMPNLVYIGGGAEVAYWFQLKDVFAAFGVPFPMVLPRNSAEYISRANAGKLKKLGLTTPEIFRSLPDLKKQVGAALGQEEISLKEQQQALAAAFQQVQDVAQRLDPTLVKTVAAEAQKAAASLAGLEKRLSKAAETKNETAYTQLAALKEKLFPGGGLQERSENVLSILINNPSFIEQLVESFEPLALEFTVLEEE; this is encoded by the coding sequence ATGCCTACTCGTTGTACCACGCTGCCCTACGCCGAAACCGGCGCTTTTTCGGGCCTGCTGACTGATTATATTGCCCAAAACCCGGCCCTGGCCCCGTTTTATAACCGCTTTCCGGCACTCGAGAATTTCGCCGCTCAAATTGAGGAGAAGCAAGCTGCTTACTCGCCCGAGGCACGGCAGCTGCTGGTAACGACGCTGCGTGAGCAATATGGCTCGAATCCTGTTCCGGCCATTGAAGCCAACATTCAATTAATCGCGCAGAAAACGACGTTTACCGTCACCACTGGCCACCAACTCAACCTGCTCACCGGGCCGCTGTACTTTATCTACAAAATCGTGTCGGCCATTAAGCTGAGCCGGGAATTGAAGGCGAAATACCCGCAGTACGATTTCGTGCCGGTGTACTGGATGGCCACGGAGGACCACGATTTCGCCGAAATCAACCACTTCTCGCTGTTCGGTAAAACCTATGCCTGGGATGCCGCCGGCACCGGCGGCCCGGTGGGCCGCCTCCCGCTTGACGGCCTGAGTGAGCAGCTGCTGAGCCAGCTGCCGCCCGAAGTGCCCACCGCTTTCCACGAAGCGTATTCCACGTCGAAGAACCTGGCCGAAGCCACCCGCAAGCTGGCCGATTCGCTGTTTGGCGAATACGGCCTGGTGACGCTCGACGCCGACCGCCCGGCCCTGAAACAGGCACTGGTGCCGCTGCTGACCAAAGAAATTGAGGCGCAGGTTTCGAACGCCGCCGTGCAGGCCACCAACGAGCGGCTGATAGCCGCCGGCTACAAGCCGCAGGTGTACTCGCGGCCCATCAACCTGTTTTTCATCACCGACGAGGGCAAGCGCGAGCGCCTGGAGCCCGACGCCAGCGGGGCCGACTGCGTGGAAGTGACCATTCGCAACACGGCCAAGTGCCACAGCCAGGCCGAATTGCTGGTTCTGGCCCAGGCGCACCCCGAGCAGTTCAGCCCCAACGTGGTACTGCGGCCGGTGTACCAGGAAATCCTGATGCCGAACCTGGTGTACATCGGCGGCGGGGCTGAGGTGGCGTACTGGTTCCAGCTGAAGGACGTGTTTGCGGCCTTTGGCGTGCCGTTCCCGATGGTGCTGCCGCGCAATTCGGCCGAGTACATCAGCCGGGCCAACGCGGGCAAGCTGAAAAAGCTGGGCCTGACCACGCCCGAGATTTTCCGGTCTCTGCCGGACCTCAAGAAGCAGGTGGGTGCCGCCCTGGGCCAGGAAGAAATCAGCCTGAAGGAGCAGCAGCAGGCCCTGGCTGCCGCCTTCCAGCAGGTGCAGGACGTAGCCCAGCGCCTCGACCCTACCCTGGTAAAAACCGTGGCTGCTGAAGCCCAAAAAGCCGCTGCCAGCCTCGCCGGCCTGGAAAAACGCCTCAGCAAAGCCGCCGAAACCAAGAACGAAACCGCCTACACCCAACTGGCGGCGCTCAAGGAAAAGCTATTTCCCGGCGGCGGCCTGCAGGAACGCAGCGAAAACGTACTCAGCATTCTGATTAACAACCCCAGCTTTATTGAGCAGTTGGTGGAATCCTTTGAGCCGCTGGCGCTGGAGTTTACGGTGCTGGAGGAAGAATAA
- a CDS encoding 5-formyltetrahydrofolate cyclo-ligase, whose amino-acid sequence MQDKAELRRAALFRRKALPADEIAQHSQQLCDQLFQHFPVAEWRWLHLFLPLARYNEPDTWLIIHRIWAEGLAVRLAMPMVQADGISLRHYELTPDTPLHPSHWGIPEPAATAETEVPAAAFDAVLVPLLAMDRAGHRVGYGGGFYDRFLARCRPETQFIGLSVLDEAPVATIADVLPTDVPLTACLMPGGVWHF is encoded by the coding sequence ATGCAGGATAAAGCCGAACTGCGCCGCGCCGCCCTTTTCCGCCGCAAAGCACTGCCTGCCGACGAAATCGCGCAGCATAGCCAGCAGCTGTGCGACCAGCTATTCCAGCATTTTCCGGTGGCGGAGTGGCGCTGGCTGCACCTGTTTCTGCCGCTGGCCCGGTACAATGAACCGGACACCTGGCTAATTATCCATCGCATCTGGGCCGAGGGGCTGGCGGTGCGGCTGGCCATGCCCATGGTGCAGGCCGATGGGATTTCGCTGCGCCATTACGAGCTGACGCCGGACACGCCACTGCACCCCAGCCATTGGGGCATTCCCGAGCCTGCCGCTACCGCCGAAACGGAAGTACCGGCTGCCGCTTTCGATGCCGTGCTGGTGCCCCTGCTGGCCATGGACCGGGCCGGCCACCGCGTGGGCTACGGGGGAGGATTCTACGACCGGTTTCTGGCCCGGTGCCGGCCAGAAACGCAGTTCATCGGCCTGAGCGTGCTGGATGAGGCACCCGTAGCCACCATTGCCGATGTGTTGCCCACCGATGTGCCGCTCACGGCCTGCCTCATGCCGGGTGGGGTGTGGCATTTTTGA